Below is a genomic region from Marinobacter salarius.
CCCATGCTGATACCCCAGCGACTGGGAGGCGTCTCGTAGTAGGAAACGTTGTGCGTCTCGAACAGCTCGCGTATTTCGTCCGCCTCGTCGTCGGGGACGTGACGAAGGTTCATGAGGTGGTTGGTCATGGTAGGTCCGACACCGGTTTATGGGATACCCTTATCATCCTAGACCCTTATCCTAGCATTCCGCGGCGGCTCTCACCGCCCAGTCGATCAGGATACTCGATGCCAGACAGCGCCATTCGACGATTACTGGAGTTCGACAATCAGGTTCAGCGCGACCGCGACCAGAACCCGGTGTTCCTGCACCGGCGGGATCGCCGTTTTGCCCTGGACTGCCACAACCAGGGCGTCAGCCCGGGTCCGGATCGGTGGCTTGAACATGTCAGGCGCCTGTCCCGCCGTAGACCGACCGATGACCCGTTGAAATTCTGGCGAAGGGTGACCACAGGTTTTGCCCTGGCGGGGCTCGTTGCCGGAACGCTGGCCATGCTGGGGCTACTGTTCTACGACGGTGGCCAGCGAATCAATCTGACGGTGATCCTGGCCTTCGTGCTGCTCCAGTGCATCCTCGCTGTGGTTACCACTGTCCAGGCCTTTGCCGGCTGGCAGCCCTGGCGCTGGCTGCTGAGGAAGTTTGCGGTCGCACGCCCCTCGGGCGCCCTGCGAACACTGCAACCACTGTTAATGGCCCGTGCCGCCCATACCGGCGGACTGGCGTTTGGTGTCGCCGGACTGATAACCCTGCTGGTACTGGTGGTGATCCAGGATCTCGCCTTTGGCTGGAGCACCACCCTGAATACCGGCACCGACAGCTACTACCGCATGCTATCCGCCATCGCCACACCCTGGCAGCATCTGTGGCCTGCGGCGATGCCGGACCGCGAACTGGTGGATGCCACCCGGTTCTTCCGCAGCCAGTCTTCCACAACGACCGATCCGGCCCTCTGGGGGAGTTGGTGGCCGTTCGTGGCAATGGTCTGGATGATCTATGTCGTCCTGCCCCGGCTCGCTCTGCTGGTGGTGGCGATCGTTCATCCCCAAATGCGCGCGCGTAAGGCGCTCCGAGCCCATCATGGCTGGGTCGCCCTCCAGTACCGCATGGAGACACCCACCGTGGACACGGGCAATCGCCACAATGACGCCGCCGACCAACCGGATACGACAACGTCTGCGAAATTGCAGCCTATCCCCAGGGCCCAGGCTATTATTCGCTGGGCGGAAGCCGGCAGGCCAGCGCTGCCGCAAACCATCATCGCAGGAGACCAGGAGCCCCTCGCCGCCGGCGGTAGCGCCTCGCTCGAGCACGACCATCACATCATCGAACTGGCAAACCAACGACTGACCAGTGCTCTCACTCCCGCGGCCATTATCGTCACCCGCAGTTGGGAACCACCCACCGGCGAGCTTGCGGATTTTCTACAACAGGCCCGCGAAACATGGCCAAGGCAGACCACCATTGCGCTGGTACCGATGGCAGCTCAACCAGACCAGTCGCCACCGGACCATCAACTCAGCCAGTGGCTGCGGTTTGCGGAGCGTACGGAGGATGAGAGGATGGTGGTCAGCACGCCGATTACAACACCGCCGGATATCCTTATGCACCGCGCACTGCAGGACCAGGACGAATAATGAAAGCCCCCGTGTTTGCCGTGGTCGGCCACCCCAACAAGGGCAAATCCAGCATTGTGGCCACGCTGTCCCAGAACGACGCCATTGCCATCGCGCTGGAGCCTGGAACCACCCGTAAACATCAGGCCTATCCGTTGGCTGTCGATGGCAAGACACTGTACACACTGGTGGACACGCCGGGGTTCCAACGCCCCCGGCGTGTACTGGAATGGCTTGAAGCCCACAGCGTGTCTGCCTCTGACCGGGCCGAAACCGTCGAGGCCTTTGTGGTCCAACACCGCCAGGACAACGGCTTTGTCGATGAATGCGAGCTCTTGCAACCGCTCATTGAAGGCGCGGGCATCATCTACGTGGTTGACGGTTCGGTTCCCTACAGCACCCAGCATGAAGCGGAGATGACCATCCTGCGCTGGACCGGCCGGCCGAGCCTCGCCTTGATCAACAGTATTGGTGAAGACGACTACAGCGACACCTGGGCCAGGGCGCTCGGCCAGTTTTTCCAGGTTGTCCGGACCTTTGATGCGGTTCGCGCGCCCTTCGAGCAACACCTCAGCCTGTTGCGAGCCTTTGGGCAACTTGAGCCGGACTGGGAGCAGCCCCTGGACAGCGCGACGGCGTTTCTCTCGGCGCAGAGACGGCAACGCCGCACCCAAGCGGCCACACTCATCGCCCGTAGCCTGGAAGACATGATGTCCTTCCGCGAAAAACGGACACTGACCACACTCCAGACCAGCGAAATCTCCGATCACGACCTGGCCGCACAGTTGCGCAAAAGCTGGTATGACAACCAGAGAAAACGGGAACAGCACCTTCGAATTGCCATTGAGAAGCTCTACGAGCATCACCGTGTACAACGACAGGAAGCGGAACTGGAATGGCACAGTGAACACGACCTGTTCAGCGAAGACAGCCACAAAGCCTGGGGAGTAAACCGCCGCTACCTGGCCACCGCAGGCTTCGGGGCCGGTGCCGTGAGCGGGGCCGGGGTGGATGCGTTGACCCTTGGCCATTCACTGGGCGCCGGAGCCCTGGTAGGCGGGCTGATCGGTGCCGCAGGCAGCTATTTTTACGGCGACCGCCTGGCACTGCCGGTGCTCAATACCGGTGTACTAAAAAACGGGCTCAGGACCGCCACCTTCGGGCCTGTACAAGACAGCCAATTCGGCTATGTTGTATTAGGAAGGGCCGTTAATCACTGGTGGCATATCAGCCACCGAAATCATGCCGGCCGGGACCTGCTGGATCTTGAACCTGCCGATGACCATTGGCTTGAGCAACTCGACCGCAGCCAACGCCGGACCATCCATCAGGCCTTTGAACGTTGCCGGAAAAAGCGCGCCCTGGATGACAAAATGAGGATAGCCTTTATAGCCGCCATCGAGCAGTCGCTGGACGCCTACGACGATTGGCGGTTGAACCGAACCTGACGGGGATGTTTATACTGTAAGGCTGCTCCATCACACAGCGAGGGATAAGTATGAAAATTGTACGAGTTCAGGACATCATCGGCACCGAGCGCGAAGTATCAGGGCCGGGC
It encodes:
- a CDS encoding DUF2868 domain-containing protein, whose amino-acid sequence is MPDSAIRRLLEFDNQVQRDRDQNPVFLHRRDRRFALDCHNQGVSPGPDRWLEHVRRLSRRRPTDDPLKFWRRVTTGFALAGLVAGTLAMLGLLFYDGGQRINLTVILAFVLLQCILAVVTTVQAFAGWQPWRWLLRKFAVARPSGALRTLQPLLMARAAHTGGLAFGVAGLITLLVLVVIQDLAFGWSTTLNTGTDSYYRMLSAIATPWQHLWPAAMPDRELVDATRFFRSQSSTTTDPALWGSWWPFVAMVWMIYVVLPRLALLVVAIVHPQMRARKALRAHHGWVALQYRMETPTVDTGNRHNDAADQPDTTTSAKLQPIPRAQAIIRWAEAGRPALPQTIIAGDQEPLAAGGSASLEHDHHIIELANQRLTSALTPAAIIVTRSWEPPTGELADFLQQARETWPRQTTIALVPMAAQPDQSPPDHQLSQWLRFAERTEDERMVVSTPITTPPDILMHRALQDQDE
- a CDS encoding GTPase/DUF3482 domain-containing protein; protein product: MMKAPVFAVVGHPNKGKSSIVATLSQNDAIAIALEPGTTRKHQAYPLAVDGKTLYTLVDTPGFQRPRRVLEWLEAHSVSASDRAETVEAFVVQHRQDNGFVDECELLQPLIEGAGIIYVVDGSVPYSTQHEAEMTILRWTGRPSLALINSIGEDDYSDTWARALGQFFQVVRTFDAVRAPFEQHLSLLRAFGQLEPDWEQPLDSATAFLSAQRRQRRTQAATLIARSLEDMMSFREKRTLTTLQTSEISDHDLAAQLRKSWYDNQRKREQHLRIAIEKLYEHHRVQRQEAELEWHSEHDLFSEDSHKAWGVNRRYLATAGFGAGAVSGAGVDALTLGHSLGAGALVGGLIGAAGSYFYGDRLALPVLNTGVLKNGLRTATFGPVQDSQFGYVVLGRAVNHWWHISHRNHAGRDLLDLEPADDHWLEQLDRSQRRTIHQAFERCRKKRALDDKMRIAFIAAIEQSLDAYDDWRLNRT